One Brachybacterium kimchii genomic window carries:
- a CDS encoding TerB family tellurite resistance protein, with translation MNDIEKTPTRAIRSTEKLRRRAVDAGAAAQSRLATTTRAARSRLVEAAGTTSAHVKTAAGSAQSTASDALKRLPLSRDRALRAEITPSELSADVKLSLCRELVALAQADGALHPSEISALYLLLTTMDLDPEARTELRGLIAAAQHTPVGTSPRDDALDAGHAPGAFLDDIAEEHREAVATAVVHQMVSLALSDGDISDMERAVIDEVATRVFDERGPHLVASIERLVEKESEFLAGRITTSQFETATKDIAAKAAAFGTPIAAISLFGSVTGLGAAGITSGLAALGFGGVLGLSSMMTGIGTVVILGVLVHQGTRYVLGTNERSRDTRREHLMQQVIGQHQRAIADLTDDIGALARRMEQQLARTTANEQNLADLRSDLEAFQMALADLQASKTAVEEQAAGA, from the coding sequence ATGAACGACATCGAGAAGACGCCGACCAGGGCGATCCGGTCCACGGAGAAGCTGCGACGACGTGCCGTCGACGCGGGTGCGGCAGCGCAGTCGCGCCTCGCGACGACCACCCGCGCAGCGCGCTCACGGCTGGTCGAGGCGGCCGGCACGACGAGCGCTCACGTGAAGACCGCGGCCGGCAGCGCCCAATCCACCGCCTCCGACGCATTGAAGAGGCTTCCGCTCTCCCGGGATCGTGCACTTCGAGCGGAGATCACGCCGTCGGAACTGTCTGCCGACGTGAAGCTGAGCCTCTGTCGGGAACTGGTGGCCCTCGCACAGGCCGACGGCGCGCTGCATCCCAGTGAGATCTCTGCGCTGTACCTGTTGCTGACCACGATGGATCTGGACCCCGAGGCACGCACCGAGCTCCGCGGGCTCATCGCCGCCGCCCAGCACACGCCCGTCGGCACCTCGCCTCGCGACGACGCCCTCGACGCCGGGCACGCACCGGGAGCCTTCCTCGACGACATCGCCGAAGAGCATCGTGAGGCCGTCGCCACCGCTGTCGTCCACCAGATGGTGAGTCTGGCGCTCTCCGACGGAGACATCAGCGACATGGAGCGCGCGGTGATCGACGAGGTCGCCACGAGGGTCTTCGATGAGCGGGGTCCGCACCTGGTGGCGTCCATCGAGCGTCTCGTCGAGAAGGAATCCGAGTTCCTGGCCGGCCGCATCACCACCAGCCAGTTCGAGACGGCGACGAAGGACATCGCCGCGAAGGCCGCCGCCTTCGGCACGCCGATCGCGGCTATCTCCCTCTTCGGCAGCGTGACCGGACTCGGAGCAGCCGGGATCACGTCGGGCCTGGCAGCACTCGGGTTCGGCGGCGTCCTGGGGCTGAGTTCGATGATGACGGGGATCGGCACCGTCGTGATCCTCGGCGTGCTCGTCCACCAGGGCACCCGATACGTGCTCGGCACGAACGAACGCAGCCGGGACACCCGTCGCGAACATCTCATGCAGCAGGTGATCGGTCAGCACCAGCGAGCGATCGCCGACCTGACCGACGACATCGGCGCCCTCGCCCGTCGGATGGAACAGCAGCTCGCGCGCACCACGGCCAACGAGCAGAACCTTGCCGACCTCCGCAGCGACCTCGAGGCGTTCCAAATGGCGCTCGCTGACCTCCAGGCCAGCAAGACGGCCGTCGAGGAGCAGGCGGCCGGCGCATGA